A single genomic interval of uncultured Desulfobulbus sp. harbors:
- a CDS encoding transposase: protein MSTLKNFFRRNRKANQTLDKIKMRSHLNADALFALIRKDLQKVPDHRAANASIPLDDVLMSGFAMFSLKDPSLLSFDERRLEQPESLHGVFGVGIIPSDTQMRTILDEIVPTLLRRPFRTIFHQLQRGKVIPKMTCLGGYLLMAIDGTGIHSSENIGADYCLTKERRNGSIEYHLQMVSGAFVSPDCKAVFPLCPELIRRQDGATKNDCERNATKRFVADFRREHPRLKVIVTEDGLSSNAPHIKDLMAHDLRYILSAKPGDHAYMFGLVDAAAERGEVIELVLPDSRKINTTHCFRFINSVPLNKASEGQLQVNFLEHWEVETKGEEVVVRNRFSWVTDLEITPDNVMEIMRCGRARWRIENETFNTLKNQGYNLGHNYGLGKKHLSAVFMHLMLLAFLVDQVQQFCCPLFQAARAKLSSNRSLWERMRNYFHTFIAPSMETILRMIAYGFEHPPCPTFD from the coding sequence ATGTCGACCCTCAAAAATTTTTTTCGCCGTAACCGCAAAGCAAACCAAACACTGGACAAGATCAAGATGCGTTCTCATTTGAATGCCGATGCCTTATTTGCCCTTATCCGCAAGGATCTGCAAAAGGTGCCCGACCACCGGGCTGCTAATGCATCGATCCCTCTGGACGACGTGCTGATGAGTGGTTTTGCCATGTTTTCACTCAAAGATCCTTCGTTGCTGTCGTTTGATGAACGACGGCTTGAGCAACCTGAAAGCCTCCACGGTGTCTTTGGGGTAGGAATAATCCCCAGTGATACCCAAATGCGTACCATCCTGGATGAGATTGTTCCGACTTTACTTCGGCGACCGTTCCGCACCATTTTTCACCAACTGCAGCGGGGCAAGGTCATACCGAAAATGACCTGCCTTGGCGGGTATCTTCTGATGGCCATTGACGGTACCGGTATCCATAGCTCGGAGAATATCGGTGCCGATTACTGCCTGACTAAAGAGCGACGTAACGGCTCGATCGAGTATCATCTCCAAATGGTGAGCGGAGCCTTTGTTTCACCGGATTGCAAAGCAGTTTTCCCACTCTGCCCCGAACTCATCCGTCGCCAGGATGGCGCTACCAAAAATGATTGCGAGCGTAACGCTACCAAGCGCTTTGTTGCCGATTTCCGCCGAGAACATCCGCGTCTGAAAGTCATCGTCACCGAGGATGGCTTGAGCTCAAACGCACCGCACATCAAAGACTTGATGGCCCATGATCTCCGTTACATCCTCTCGGCCAAACCAGGGGATCACGCCTATATGTTCGGACTGGTTGATGCCGCAGCCGAGCGGGGTGAGGTCATAGAGCTCGTTCTCCCGGACAGCCGCAAGATCAACACCACACACTGTTTTCGTTTCATCAATTCCGTCCCGCTCAACAAGGCCAGCGAAGGCCAGTTGCAGGTCAACTTCCTTGAGCACTGGGAAGTTGAAACCAAGGGCGAAGAGGTGGTTGTTCGCAATCGGTTCAGCTGGGTCACTGATCTTGAGATCACCCCGGACAACGTCATGGAAATCATGCGTTGTGGTCGTGCCCGTTGGCGGATTGAGAACGAAACCTTCAATACCTTGAAAAATCAGGGATATAACCTCGGGCACAACTATGGCCTGGGCAAAAAACATTTGAGTGCCGTTTTTATGCACCTGATGTTACTCGCTTTTCTTGTTGACCAGGTCCAGCAGTTCTGCTGCCCGCTGTTTCAAGCGGCCAGGGCAAAGCTGAGTAGTAACAGGTCCCTTTGGGAGCGAATGCGTAACTACTTTCACACGTTTATCGCCCCTTCCATGGAGACGATTTTACGAATGATTGCCTATGGATTTGAGCATCCACCTTGCCCGACATTTGATTAG
- a CDS encoding type II toxin-antitoxin system RelE/ParE family toxin, with product MLYQVKLTSTANEIGKKFSPEIKTAARAALKELAQNPLLGKELQADLAGFRSYRFMRYRIIYKVNTIEKIIIIWAIGHRRDIYENFSELLLRNQTAPANS from the coding sequence ATGCTGTATCAGGTCAAACTGACATCCACTGCCAACGAAATCGGGAAAAAATTTTCCCCTGAAATAAAAACCGCAGCCAGAGCTGCGCTCAAAGAACTGGCCCAAAATCCGCTCCTCGGCAAAGAACTGCAGGCCGATTTAGCTGGTTTTCGGTCCTATAGGTTCATGCGATATCGAATTATTTATAAGGTGAATACTATAGAAAAAATCATCATTATTTGGGCAATTGGTCACCGACGGGACATATACGAAAATTTCAGTGAGTTGCTCCTGAGGAACCAAACAGCCCCAGCGAATTCTTAA
- a CDS encoding tyrosine-type recombinase/integrase: MAEQHWIPANYHSSEWAAVLQEKYSSVNFPLDAPDEARFLRSPPSSPPQSDWSPPDGCTSKKHQEVDHLCSRLTGTGLIGADLAVTYLREKYRKNNSIFTIKQAAYVVLSFLQFLDKTGANIFSVTRQDICAFVEHGQDRGLKANSVICNLRSVYTFLIFLVERKILPLAVLSKKIRLKPPDSLPRAIPSEHVDLLLSATGNPRNHALVLLLLRTGLRIGELLNVKISDIVLPERKILIYLAEKNDQGRVVYFSSDADSALREWLKRRDLQKDYLFYSPRNEKISYAAARKAFVQILKRADLSHYGYSFHCLRHTFATDMLNAGLRIEVLQQILGHQSIEMTLRYARLSDATRENEYLRAMTVIEKGGQNASHRISTQLQAVFEEKKLFTSHRKKLSA; this comes from the coding sequence ATGGCCGAACAACATTGGATACCTGCCAATTATCACTCCAGCGAGTGGGCCGCTGTTCTGCAGGAAAAATACAGCTCCGTCAATTTTCCTTTAGACGCCCCAGACGAAGCAAGATTCCTAAGATCCCCTCCAAGCTCTCCACCTCAATCAGACTGGTCACCACCTGACGGATGCACCAGCAAAAAACATCAAGAAGTCGATCATCTTTGTTCTCGGCTCACAGGTACTGGTCTGATCGGAGCTGACCTCGCCGTGACCTATCTTCGAGAAAAATATCGTAAAAACAACTCGATTTTCACCATAAAACAGGCCGCCTATGTAGTCTTATCCTTCCTGCAGTTCTTGGACAAAACAGGTGCCAATATTTTCAGCGTTACCCGTCAAGATATCTGTGCCTTCGTCGAGCATGGGCAGGATCGTGGGTTGAAGGCAAACTCGGTAATATGCAATTTAAGAAGTGTGTACACGTTTCTTATCTTCCTGGTTGAACGAAAGATTCTTCCACTGGCAGTTCTATCTAAAAAGATTCGACTGAAGCCACCTGACTCTTTACCCAGAGCTATTCCGTCGGAACATGTCGACCTTTTGCTTTCAGCCACCGGCAACCCTCGAAATCACGCCTTGGTCCTTCTTTTACTGCGGACAGGCCTGAGAATTGGCGAATTGCTCAATGTGAAAATCTCAGACATCGTTCTCCCGGAAAGGAAGATCTTGATTTACCTGGCAGAAAAAAATGACCAGGGTCGTGTGGTTTACTTCAGCTCAGATGCTGACTCTGCCCTTCGCGAATGGCTGAAAAGAAGGGACCTGCAAAAGGACTATCTTTTCTACAGTCCGCGAAATGAGAAAATATCATATGCGGCAGCGAGAAAGGCATTTGTTCAAATTCTCAAAAGGGCCGATTTATCCCACTATGGGTACAGCTTCCATTGCCTGCGCCACACTTTTGCCACAGACATGCTCAACGCCGGATTACGGATAGAGGTCTTACAACAAATCCTTGGTCACCAATCAATCGAAATGACCTTACGCTATGCAAGGCTATCAGATGCTACACGTGAAAATGAATATCTCCGTGCTATGACCGTTATTGAAAAAGGAGGGCAAAATGCATCTCACAGAATCAGTACTCAATTACAGGCGGTATTTGAAGAGAAAAAATTATTCACCTCACACCGTAAAAAATTATCTGCATAG
- a CDS encoding IS1634 family transposase encodes MYLRTTKRKNKNGTVTEYLQLAHNERNPETNSTVARIIHSFGRADQLDREALVRLARSIARVCGVTIVDPAGSEEAQGGGLPDDLEILRTVELGTVLVIETLWERLGIGKALRSLLDKGKYAVAYDQALLAMTANRLCAPESKLGVWDRWLEQVHLPKCQGLKLRQMYEAMDFLHKHIDAVEEAVFFQTANLFNLSVDLIFYDTTTASFSIDYEDEADENDGLRQYGHSKEGTWTPQIVVALAVTREGLPVKSWIFPGNTADVSTIKRIRKDLRGWNLGRALFVADSGMNSSANREELARACGKYLLATRMASVAEIKKEVLSQPGRFTTFTDSLQAKEVVIGDGERRRRYILCFNPKEAERQRIHREEIVGMLEEELANHKDRNASTQWAVELLASKRYKRYLTTTEAGKIRLDRAAITEAKRYDGKWVLETNDDTISLEDAALGYKGLLVIERCFRSLKRTQIKMMPMYHWAARRIETHVKICVLALLIERVAERECGEPWSRIRRNLAKLQATEFQNDQHSFFQINSAPEACRELMKKLVTPLPTKIFGIKPLEK; translated from the coding sequence ATGTATCTGCGAACCACGAAACGAAAAAACAAGAACGGCACCGTTACCGAGTATCTCCAGCTCGCCCACAACGAGCGCAATCCGGAGACCAACTCCACCGTTGCCCGCATCATCCACAGCTTCGGACGCGCCGATCAGCTCGACCGTGAGGCCTTGGTGCGGCTCGCCCGATCTATAGCCAGAGTCTGCGGGGTAACCATTGTTGACCCCGCTGGTAGCGAGGAGGCTCAAGGTGGTGGACTGCCCGACGATCTTGAGATCCTGCGCACAGTGGAACTCGGCACAGTGCTGGTCATCGAAACCCTTTGGGAGCGGTTGGGTATCGGCAAAGCGCTGCGGTCTCTGCTGGACAAAGGCAAGTATGCCGTTGCCTACGATCAGGCCTTGCTGGCCATGACGGCGAATCGTCTCTGCGCACCGGAATCCAAGCTCGGGGTTTGGGACCGGTGGCTGGAGCAGGTCCATCTGCCCAAATGCCAAGGCCTGAAACTGCGTCAGATGTATGAGGCCATGGACTTTCTCCACAAGCATATTGATGCGGTGGAGGAGGCTGTCTTTTTCCAGACCGCTAATCTGTTCAACCTCTCGGTCGATCTGATTTTTTACGACACCACGACGGCTTCGTTCTCAATTGATTACGAGGACGAGGCTGATGAAAACGACGGTCTGCGTCAGTACGGCCACTCCAAGGAGGGCACGTGGACGCCGCAAATCGTGGTCGCCCTGGCGGTTACCCGGGAAGGGCTGCCGGTGAAAAGCTGGATTTTTCCCGGTAACACGGCGGATGTATCCACGATCAAACGCATCAGAAAGGACCTGCGAGGCTGGAACCTCGGTCGAGCGCTGTTCGTGGCCGACTCGGGTATGAACTCCTCCGCTAACCGAGAAGAACTTGCACGGGCCTGTGGCAAATACCTGCTCGCCACCCGCATGGCATCGGTGGCCGAAATCAAGAAAGAGGTCCTCTCGCAACCAGGTCGCTTCACCACCTTCACCGACAGCCTGCAAGCCAAGGAGGTTGTTATCGGCGATGGCGAGCGACGGCGGCGATACATCCTCTGCTTCAACCCAAAGGAAGCAGAGCGGCAACGAATACATCGAGAAGAGATCGTCGGCATGCTCGAAGAGGAGCTTGCCAACCATAAGGACCGTAATGCTTCTACCCAATGGGCAGTCGAACTGCTGGCCTCAAAACGATACAAGCGGTACCTGACAACAACCGAGGCCGGTAAAATTCGCCTGGACCGAGCAGCCATCACCGAGGCCAAACGCTACGACGGCAAGTGGGTGCTGGAAACCAACGATGACACCATCAGCCTTGAAGATGCGGCCCTTGGCTACAAAGGACTTTTGGTTATCGAGCGGTGTTTCCGCTCCCTCAAGCGTACCCAGATCAAAATGATGCCTATGTATCATTGGGCCGCACGGCGCATCGAAACGCATGTAAAAATCTGTGTTCTGGCGCTGCTCATAGAGCGCGTTGCGGAACGTGAGTGCGGGGAGCCCTGGTCCCGGATACGGCGCAACTTAGCCAAACTTCAAGCCACTGAGTTTCAAAACGACCAGCACAGTTTTTTTCAGATTAATTCAGCGCCGGAAGCCTGTCGTGAACTGATGAAAAAACTTGTAACTCCGCTACCGACCAAAATTTTTGGCATTAAGCCCCTTGAAAAATAA
- a CDS encoding plasmid pRiA4b ORF-3 family protein, which produces MLDRFGGEHEFLFEGILLKEKDASYPRCIDGARACPPEDCGSIPGYYNLLEILSNPQHPEYEDHVEWLKGHAKNYHPYDPERFSPQDVQFDNPKKRWKLAFQDIG; this is translated from the coding sequence ATTCTCGACCGCTTTGGGGGGGAGCACGAATTTTTATTCGAAGGCATTCTGCTGAAGGAAAAAGACGCCTCATACCCCAGGTGTATCGACGGGGCACGTGCCTGCCCCCCTGAGGATTGTGGCAGTATCCCCGGATATTACAATTTATTGGAAATTCTCAGCAACCCCCAACACCCTGAATATGAAGACCATGTTGAATGGCTCAAGGGGCACGCCAAAAACTACCATCCATACGATCCAGAACGGTTTTCTCCGCAAGATGTTCAGTTTGACAACCCCAAAAAACGGTGGAAATTGGCTTTTCAGGATATTGGTTAG
- a CDS encoding tyrosine-type recombinase/integrase, whose product MDNPVGKGLLLRVAKPLPRHLRDVDIPRFFEVVTRSRDQAIFMLMLRCGLRVEEVADLTLDAIDYQRNRILVKSGKGGKDRVVFISNDATDALAAYLRIRFHTNEQKVFLVEKGPLKGKPISVRGIQKRIEYYSKKSGIAVSCHQLRHTMATQLLNADADLVTIQYLLGHTRIKTTMRYCHLSNMKAQRDYYRAVDRIIEKSKSTPAENAEN is encoded by the coding sequence GTGGATAATCCAGTTGGTAAAGGTTTATTGCTACGGGTTGCCAAGCCGTTACCCCGGCATTTGAGGGACGTTGATATTCCGCGATTTTTTGAGGTGGTCACCAGAAGTCGGGATCAGGCAATATTTATGCTTATGTTACGTTGTGGCCTTAGAGTTGAAGAGGTGGCAGATCTCACACTCGATGCCATTGATTATCAACGAAACCGGATCCTGGTCAAATCGGGTAAAGGAGGTAAGGACAGGGTCGTTTTTATCAGCAACGATGCCACAGACGCACTGGCAGCGTATTTGCGGATAAGGTTTCACACGAATGAACAGAAAGTCTTTTTAGTTGAGAAAGGCCCCCTTAAAGGAAAGCCCATATCGGTTCGAGGCATCCAAAAACGAATTGAGTACTATTCAAAGAAAAGTGGGATAGCCGTTTCCTGCCACCAATTGCGGCATACCATGGCAACCCAACTCCTCAATGCTGATGCAGATTTGGTCACCATTCAATATTTGCTCGGCCATACAAGAATCAAAACGACCATGAGGTATTGTCATCTTTCCAATATGAAAGCACAGCGTGATTATTATAGGGCCGTTGACAGAATAATAGAAAAAAGCAAAAGCACACCCGCAGAGAATGCGGAGAATTAA
- the traI gene encoding TraI/MobA(P) family conjugative relaxase encodes MIAKRINIEKGNDNSIRLGRYIADASHAGEKLLFAWHAGCQSETFEAALFEIEATQGLNQRCQGSKTYHLMVSFRPEDEPFLSKENITHIEKAFAEALGFSDHQRVCGVHKNTNNLHMHIAYNMIHPERFTKHEPFRDFFRLSEVCREMESRYNLVVDNGITCEQEKQPRINQRAASMEAHTGEKSFQSFAIDHKDAIGRALTDAKSWDEAHASLAKLGIKIVPRGNGLTIASIDGRGAIKASALGRDFSKNRLTQRLGEYAPPKQTAPQMEKYQREPIQPKTPAREALFHQYTCLNEERQLHLRASQQQYYFEKKRAISLFSQQIQTLETRILPRKTKRKLRQMLYVERQSTLAGLQESHEGKTRRIRERTPFNNWNGYLKWKADQGDETALNILRSKNQNATIENTDGKIAKDPTEALDKSKASMAQSEKKIAAAGITGKHRSRLLAVTRMELLKAQEEIDQQTETGQPPIFSGTNHTIDNNGVVIFSLPNGGTIRDTGSKLYFSCDEATERAAVLYGLARFGKNIQLRGNSIERKDHKRTALPRSGAHQPHIARAQQNHPHRVRQLSELDVVRLGKKSKMLLQDNARRDLER; translated from the coding sequence ATGATTGCCAAACGCATCAACATCGAAAAAGGCAACGATAACTCCATTCGCCTTGGTCGATATATTGCCGACGCCAGCCATGCAGGTGAAAAATTACTGTTTGCCTGGCATGCAGGATGCCAGTCGGAAACCTTTGAGGCCGCTCTATTTGAAATTGAGGCAACACAAGGCCTCAACCAAAGATGCCAGGGGAGCAAAACCTACCATTTGATGGTGAGCTTTCGTCCTGAAGACGAACCATTCTTGAGCAAAGAGAACATTACACATATCGAGAAGGCTTTTGCAGAAGCCCTGGGTTTTAGCGATCACCAGCGGGTATGTGGCGTCCACAAAAATACCAACAACCTGCATATGCATATTGCCTATAACATGATCCACCCTGAACGATTTACCAAGCACGAACCATTTCGCGATTTTTTTCGGTTGTCGGAAGTATGCCGGGAGATGGAAAGCCGATACAACCTGGTAGTCGACAATGGGATTACTTGCGAACAGGAAAAACAGCCAAGAATCAATCAACGTGCTGCCAGTATGGAGGCACATACCGGCGAGAAATCATTTCAATCATTTGCCATCGACCATAAAGATGCAATCGGCCGGGCTTTGACCGATGCAAAAAGCTGGGACGAGGCCCATGCTTCCCTGGCCAAGCTTGGGATTAAAATTGTTCCAAGAGGTAATGGACTGACAATCGCCAGCATTGACGGTCGTGGTGCCATCAAGGCCAGCGCCCTTGGCCGTGATTTTTCCAAAAACCGCCTCACCCAACGATTAGGGGAATATGCTCCGCCAAAGCAGACTGCTCCACAAATGGAAAAGTATCAACGAGAGCCAATCCAACCGAAGACACCGGCGCGAGAGGCATTGTTTCATCAGTATACATGCCTCAACGAGGAGCGGCAGTTGCACCTCCGAGCATCTCAGCAGCAATATTACTTTGAAAAAAAACGAGCTATTTCCTTGTTCAGTCAACAGATTCAGACCCTTGAAACGCGTATCCTCCCCCGCAAAACGAAAAGAAAGCTGAGGCAGATGCTTTATGTTGAGAGGCAATCAACCCTGGCGGGACTTCAGGAATCTCATGAAGGAAAAACTCGAAGGATTCGCGAGCGTACTCCATTCAATAACTGGAATGGCTATCTGAAGTGGAAGGCAGATCAAGGAGACGAAACCGCTCTGAATATTCTCCGGTCAAAGAATCAGAATGCGACTATCGAAAATACCGACGGGAAGATAGCCAAAGATCCCACAGAGGCTCTCGATAAATCCAAAGCCTCAATGGCTCAAAGTGAAAAGAAAATAGCGGCCGCTGGCATTACCGGGAAGCATCGCTCAAGATTGTTGGCTGTAACAAGGATGGAGCTTTTAAAAGCTCAGGAAGAAATTGATCAGCAAACCGAAACAGGCCAACCACCGATTTTTTCAGGCACGAACCACACTATCGACAACAATGGCGTGGTGATTTTTTCCTTACCGAACGGCGGCACTATCCGCGACACCGGCAGCAAACTCTATTTTTCCTGCGATGAAGCCACGGAACGTGCGGCTGTTCTGTATGGCCTGGCACGGTTTGGCAAAAATATTCAGTTGAGAGGAAACAGCATTGAACGAAAAGACCATAAACGAACCGCCCTCCCCCGATCAGGAGCTCACCAGCCTCACATTGCTCGCGCTCAACAAAACCATCCACACCGTGTGCGCCAGTTGTCCGAACTCGATGTGGTTCGGCTCGGCAAAAAATCAAAAATGCTTCTGCAGGATAATGCACGCCGTGACCTGGAGCGCTGA
- a CDS encoding type II toxin-antitoxin system Phd/YefM family antitoxin: MQTIETFVPITQAKAKLLDMVRQINDTNDTIAITKNGVPEAVILSMTKFEGFLETIDILADSEMMGQLRLSAQDVNDNTLVDLDEAF; the protein is encoded by the coding sequence ATGCAGACAATAGAGACCTTTGTTCCGATCACACAAGCCAAAGCAAAGCTCTTGGATATGGTGCGACAGATCAACGACACCAATGACACCATAGCGATCACAAAAAATGGCGTCCCCGAAGCCGTTATTTTGTCGATGACAAAGTTTGAGGGATTCTTAGAAACCATCGACATCCTTGCCGATTCAGAAATGATGGGGCAATTGAGGCTATCGGCACAAGATGTTAACGATAACACCTTGGTCGACTTGGATGAGGCTTTTTAA